The following proteins come from a genomic window of Spongiibacter tropicus DSM 19543:
- the ccoN gene encoding cytochrome-c oxidase, cbb3-type subunit I: MASSLEHPIYNYKVVRQFTVMTVVWGIVGMAVGVLIAAQLVWPQLNFDTPWFSFGRLRPLHTNAVIFAFGGCALMGSSLFVVQRTCQTALLSTRLAGFVFWGWQLVIVLAAITLPMGMTSTKEYAELEWPIDILIAIVWVAYAVLFFGTIMKRKTDHIYVANWFYGAFIVTVAVLHIVNSMAVPVSLTKSYSVYSGAVDAMIQWWYGHNAVGFFLTAGFLGMMYYFVPKQAERPVYSYRLSIVHFWALISVYIWAGPHHLHYTALPDWTQSLGMVMSLILLAPSWGGMINGVMTLSGAWHKLRTDPILRFLIVSLSFYGMSTFEGPMMSIKTVNSLSHYTDWTIGHVHSGALGWVAMISIGMVYHLTPVVFGRKQMFSIPMINTHFWLSTIGTVLYIASMWVNGIIQGLMWRAYNADGSLTYSFMESVVASHPGYIVRLFGGFLFLIGMLLMAWNVWKTIRSEEKPAVAVNTVGAEA; this comes from the coding sequence ATGGCGTCTTCACTAGAACATCCAATCTACAACTACAAAGTCGTGCGGCAATTTACCGTGATGACCGTGGTGTGGGGCATTGTCGGCATGGCTGTCGGTGTGCTGATTGCGGCACAGCTGGTGTGGCCTCAGCTTAACTTTGACACCCCCTGGTTCAGCTTCGGCCGCCTGCGGCCACTGCATACGAATGCGGTGATTTTTGCCTTTGGGGGCTGTGCCCTCATGGGGTCGTCGCTCTTTGTGGTACAGCGAACTTGTCAAACTGCGCTGTTGTCGACGCGCCTCGCGGGGTTTGTGTTCTGGGGCTGGCAGCTGGTTATTGTGCTGGCGGCAATCACCCTGCCGATGGGCATGACCAGCACCAAAGAATACGCCGAGTTGGAGTGGCCGATTGATATTTTGATCGCCATTGTCTGGGTGGCGTATGCGGTGCTGTTCTTCGGCACCATCATGAAGCGCAAAACCGACCACATCTATGTGGCGAACTGGTTCTACGGGGCTTTCATCGTCACGGTTGCGGTGCTGCATATCGTTAACAGCATGGCGGTGCCGGTGTCGCTGACTAAATCCTACTCCGTCTACTCTGGTGCCGTGGATGCCATGATTCAGTGGTGGTACGGGCACAACGCCGTGGGCTTCTTCCTGACCGCGGGCTTCTTGGGCATGATGTACTACTTCGTGCCCAAGCAGGCTGAGCGCCCGGTGTACTCGTATCGGCTGTCGATCGTTCACTTCTGGGCACTGATTTCCGTGTACATCTGGGCCGGTCCGCACCACCTGCATTACACCGCGCTGCCTGACTGGACACAGAGTCTGGGTATGGTGATGTCGCTGATTCTGCTGGCGCCGTCTTGGGGTGGCATGATCAATGGTGTGATGACGCTGTCTGGCGCCTGGCACAAGCTGCGTACTGACCCGATTTTGCGCTTCCTGATTGTGTCGCTGTCGTTCTATGGCATGTCGACCTTCGAGGGGCCGATGATGTCAATCAAGACCGTTAACTCTCTGTCGCATTACACCGACTGGACCATTGGTCACGTGCACTCTGGCGCACTGGGCTGGGTAGCAATGATTTCGATCGGCATGGTGTACCACCTGACGCCGGTGGTCTTCGGCCGCAAGCAGATGTTCAGCATCCCGATGATTAACACGCACTTCTGGCTGTCGACCATCGGCACAGTGTTGTACATCGCCTCTATGTGGGTGAACGGCATTATTCAGGGCTTGATGTGGCGCGCCTATAACGCCGACGGCAGCCTGACTTACAGCTTTATGGAATCCGTTGTCGCCAGTCATCCCGGCTATATTGTCCGCCTGTTCGGTGGCTTCCTGTTCCTGATCGGCATGCTGCTGATGGCTTGGAACGTCTGGAAGACGATTCGTAGCGAGGAAAAACCGGCAGTTGCCGTCAACACTGTGGGAGCCGAGGCATGA
- a CDS encoding Yip1 family protein, which translates to MSAIISNPFGFLFTPRKQWQKVSELSDSSLASKLLYPIVLAAGPCIAWYYGASRIGWTVGDGEIVRLTDQSALQIVIAFYFAMLVSLAIIGYSINWMSETYGANSSVMKGMVVAGYTATPLFIAGLVGFYPVFWVDLALGIAALGWAVYLLYLGIPLVMGIPEDRGFLYASAVVAICMVIFMALMGCVVILWDMGITPVFTD; encoded by the coding sequence GTGAGCGCAATAATAAGCAATCCCTTCGGTTTTCTGTTCACTCCCCGCAAGCAGTGGCAAAAGGTGTCAGAGCTCAGTGACAGTTCGCTGGCATCGAAGCTGCTGTACCCCATTGTTCTGGCTGCTGGACCCTGTATCGCGTGGTACTACGGTGCCAGCAGGATCGGCTGGACAGTCGGCGACGGCGAGATTGTGCGCCTGACTGACCAGAGTGCGCTGCAAATCGTTATTGCTTTCTACTTTGCGATGTTGGTTTCCCTCGCGATCATCGGTTACTCGATTAACTGGATGTCGGAAACCTACGGGGCAAATTCATCGGTCATGAAGGGCATGGTGGTTGCGGGCTACACCGCAACGCCCTTGTTCATTGCCGGACTGGTGGGTTTCTACCCGGTGTTCTGGGTAGACCTGGCACTGGGTATTGCTGCGCTGGGGTGGGCCGTATACCTGCTCTATCTCGGCATTCCGCTGGTAATGGGAATTCCTGAGGATCGGGGCTTTCTGTATGCCTCGGCCGTTGTGGCCATTTGCATGGTGATTTTCATGGCGCTGATGGGCTGTGTTGTCATCCTCTGGGATATGGGGATTACCCCGGTTTTCACGGATTAG
- the fnr gene encoding fumarate/nitrate reduction transcriptional regulator Fnr: MQPVNATKACPHNPAVSCNNCRLSGICLPLALESDEIVRLDNIVQRGRPLQKSHHLFREGDVFTSVYAVRSGAVKTYSITDAGDEQVTGFYFPGEVVGLDGIGQNRYASSAVALEVSAICEIPFAQIEDLSGQLPNLQRHFFKLLSSEIVDDQRHITLLSKNTADERVASLLVSISARQARRQLSASAFRLPMARADIASFLGLTVETVSRVLSRFAKQELVKIDNKEISQLDVEKLKTVANL, from the coding sequence ATGCAACCCGTCAACGCAACGAAAGCTTGCCCGCACAATCCTGCAGTAAGTTGTAATAATTGCCGGTTGAGTGGCATCTGCCTCCCCCTTGCTCTGGAAAGTGACGAGATTGTGCGTCTGGACAATATTGTTCAGCGCGGTCGTCCATTGCAGAAAAGCCACCATCTGTTCCGCGAAGGCGATGTCTTCACCTCGGTCTATGCCGTGCGTTCGGGGGCGGTGAAAACCTACAGCATTACCGATGCGGGTGACGAGCAGGTGACCGGCTTTTACTTCCCCGGCGAAGTCGTCGGGCTCGACGGTATTGGTCAGAACCGCTATGCCAGCTCGGCGGTTGCGCTGGAAGTCTCGGCTATTTGTGAAATTCCCTTTGCGCAGATTGAAGACCTCAGTGGCCAGCTACCCAACCTGCAGCGGCATTTCTTCAAGCTGCTCAGCAGCGAGATTGTCGATGACCAGCGGCATATCACCCTGTTGAGCAAGAATACCGCCGATGAGCGGGTCGCTTCCTTGTTGGTCAGCATTTCTGCGCGTCAGGCGCGTCGGCAGTTGTCGGCATCGGCGTTCCGTCTGCCGATGGCGAGAGCGGATATCGCCAGCTTTTTAGGCTTGACGGTGGAGACAGTCAGTCGTGTGCTGAGCCGTTTCGCCAAGCAGGAACTGGTTAAAATCGACAACAAAGAAATCAGTCAGCTTGATGTGGAAAAGCTGAAAACCGTCGCAAACCTCTAG
- the hemN gene encoding oxygen-independent coproporphyrinogen III oxidase gives MSVALAESMHDAGELVRRYAVQGPRYTSYPTALNFRDDFGVADYDAFLKEARRSPSPLSLYVHVPFCHSLCYYCACNKVITRDPNASRRYLDHLHKELEMLSDRLGPGRRVTQLHLGGGTPNYLDKAEMTELVHSLATHFNLDDGSEREFSIELDPRSVDEDYLALLKGLGFNRISMGIQDTDLRVQEAINRVQSTDMIARLMGAARRYNFRSVSMDLIYGLPRQTLETFSRTLDDVIALSPERIALYHYAHLPQRFKWQKSMDRHPMPNSEEKLSIFLLAEQRLSEAGYINIGMDHFVKPEDELAKFQQEGRLQRNFQGYSTCRSPDVIGMGVSAISSLGRCYAQNHKSLEEYYAAIDAGQLPVAKGLTLNAEDLLRRYVIMQLACNLRLSYVDLYDRFHVFFRRKFADAIPELEAMEREGVVTLMPDELRINDRGRLLLRNICMLFDQSLEQHQGAYSKTL, from the coding sequence ATGTCTGTTGCGTTAGCTGAAAGCATGCACGATGCCGGTGAGCTGGTGCGCCGTTATGCGGTGCAGGGGCCACGGTACACCTCTTATCCCACAGCACTGAATTTTCGCGACGACTTCGGCGTGGCGGACTACGATGCTTTTTTGAAAGAGGCGCGACGCAGCCCGTCGCCGCTGTCTCTGTATGTGCACGTGCCGTTCTGTCACAGCCTTTGCTATTACTGCGCCTGCAACAAAGTGATTACACGCGACCCCAATGCCAGTCGGCGTTATCTGGATCATCTGCATAAAGAGCTTGAAATGCTCTCGGACAGATTGGGGCCGGGGCGTCGGGTTACCCAGCTGCATTTGGGCGGCGGCACGCCCAATTATCTGGACAAGGCCGAGATGACGGAACTGGTGCACTCCCTGGCCACGCACTTCAATCTTGATGACGGCAGTGAGCGGGAGTTCTCCATTGAACTCGATCCGCGCTCGGTCGATGAGGACTATCTCGCCCTGTTAAAGGGCTTGGGGTTCAATCGCATCAGCATGGGCATTCAGGACACTGATCTGCGGGTGCAGGAGGCGATTAATCGCGTACAGAGCACGGATATGATCGCCCGTCTGATGGGTGCCGCCCGCCGCTACAATTTCCGCTCGGTGAGTATGGATTTGATTTACGGCCTGCCGCGGCAGACGCTGGAGACCTTCTCGCGGACGCTGGACGATGTCATTGCCTTGTCGCCCGAGCGCATCGCCCTTTACCACTACGCTCATTTGCCTCAGCGGTTTAAGTGGCAGAAGTCGATGGATCGCCACCCGATGCCGAACAGCGAAGAGAAGCTGTCGATATTCCTGCTGGCCGAGCAGCGCCTCAGCGAAGCCGGTTATATCAATATCGGCATGGACCACTTTGTGAAACCAGAAGACGAACTCGCCAAATTTCAGCAGGAAGGGCGTTTACAGCGGAATTTTCAGGGCTACTCCACCTGTCGTTCTCCGGATGTGATTGGGATGGGCGTGTCAGCGATCAGTTCTCTGGGGCGCTGCTATGCACAAAACCATAAATCTCTGGAGGAGTACTACGCGGCCATCGATGCCGGACAACTGCCGGTGGCAAAAGGGCTCACCCTGAACGCCGAGGATCTGTTGCGGCGTTATGTGATTATGCAGTTGGCCTGTAATCTGCGCCTCAGTTACGTCGATCTCTACGACCGCTTTCATGTGTTTTTCCGTCGCAAGTTTGCCGACGCGATTCCCGAGTTGGAAGCGATGGAGCGAGAAGGCGTCGTCACGCTGATGCCGGATGAGCTGCGGATCAACGATCGTGGTCGCTTGTTGTTGCGCAATATTTGTATGTTGTTTGATCAAAGCCTGGAGCAGCATCAGGGCGCGTACTCCAAGACGCTGTAG
- a CDS encoding hemerythrin domain-containing protein yields the protein MHSIFQQLEADHQRMQRMLYELIHEIERFSGMHVTPANLDTILNGLDYIQTFPEAWHHPVEHVVFRQLHSKLGINHYALNNVMRDHSMLEALSEQLSLIFAELRMGEQTLRPSLVRLARHYHSRQISHIHEERSIFSVADQLFTPADWEEIQQAITVEVGEDRLAERDAYLAALPLQRPAFDGAFVH from the coding sequence ATGCACAGTATTTTTCAGCAGCTCGAGGCCGATCATCAGCGAATGCAACGGATGCTTTACGAGTTGATTCACGAGATCGAACGCTTTTCCGGCATGCACGTCACTCCCGCCAATCTGGATACCATCCTGAACGGCCTGGATTACATCCAGACCTTTCCCGAAGCCTGGCACCATCCGGTGGAACATGTGGTATTTCGCCAGCTTCACTCCAAACTGGGCATCAATCACTACGCCCTGAACAATGTAATGCGAGACCACAGCATGCTCGAAGCGCTGAGCGAACAGCTGTCGCTGATTTTTGCCGAGTTGCGCATGGGCGAGCAGACACTGCGCCCGAGTCTTGTGCGCCTGGCACGCCACTATCACAGCCGACAGATTTCCCATATTCATGAAGAGCGCAGCATTTTTTCGGTTGCCGATCAGCTTTTTACCCCGGCTGACTGGGAGGAAATCCAGCAGGCGATTACGGTTGAGGTCGGCGAAGACCGCCTCGCCGAGCGCGATGCCTATCTCGCCGCGTTGCCGTTGCAGCGTCCCGCCTTTGACGGCGCCTTTGTTCACTAA
- a CDS encoding acetoacetate decarboxylase family protein — protein sequence MSETSAIMGKPGDILNWPMLKIRYMSDPASIAKLLPPGINPGKQPGVTITIYNFPVLNEPEYGCVVNVDAEYNGIEGEYTLGIAIDQEAAIYISQERWGQPKYYAETQYYRLMDFISAKVTHRGYTFLEFKGQVTGPGEIPPEFETNEWWIKQLRGVDSTAENVTWDFPPHVVRVYSKYGTAQIEKLQGQLTLNPSPWDPLASELPVRSEPEAWLWSPIFLDRRLTLEGALDADAFTPFSDTIGGSRWLGENGGPKQG from the coding sequence ATGAGTGAGACAAGCGCTATCATGGGAAAGCCGGGAGATATCCTCAACTGGCCTATGTTGAAGATTCGCTACATGAGCGACCCCGCCAGCATTGCCAAGCTGCTGCCGCCGGGCATTAATCCCGGCAAGCAGCCGGGCGTCACCATTACCATCTACAATTTTCCGGTGCTCAATGAGCCCGAGTACGGTTGCGTGGTGAATGTCGATGCCGAGTACAACGGCATTGAGGGCGAGTACACACTTGGCATTGCCATTGATCAGGAAGCCGCTATCTACATCAGCCAGGAACGCTGGGGACAGCCGAAGTACTATGCGGAAACCCAGTATTATCGGCTGATGGATTTTATCTCCGCAAAAGTCACTCACCGGGGCTACACCTTTCTGGAGTTCAAAGGACAGGTGACCGGGCCGGGTGAAATTCCGCCGGAGTTTGAAACCAATGAGTGGTGGATTAAACAGCTGAGAGGCGTGGACTCGACGGCAGAGAACGTGACCTGGGATTTTCCGCCGCACGTGGTGCGCGTGTACTCCAAATACGGCACGGCGCAGATCGAGAAGCTGCAGGGGCAGCTGACGCTCAATCCGAGTCCCTGGGACCCGCTCGCCAGCGAGCTGCCGGTGCGCAGTGAGCCCGAGGCCTGGCTGTGGTCACCGATCTTTCTGGATCGCCGCCTGACTCTCGAAGGGGCTCTGGATGCTGACGCGTTCACCCCGTTTTCTGACACCATCGGCGGTTCCCGCTGGCTGGGTGAAAACGGCGGCCCCAAGCAGGGCTGA
- a CDS encoding Rieske 2Fe-2S domain-containing protein → MNNRYNKPIPCGWFAIEYSKDLAPKDVKPLTYFGRDLVLFRTESGEAVILDAHCPHLGAHLGHGGEVHGENIACPFHAWEFDGRGFCTKVPYAKNMPPKVVDKQAIGRYPVVEVNQMIWAWYHPEGAAPMWEVERHAELHSDEWTPMDTYDWQINSIIQETGENAVDIAHFVTVHGSPEMPDGKVTIEGYRRWTIMDSQQHAIDEQGNVDLSGENYDQGRLETYSFGPGQTFQKFSRMFDIVMMGTITPIDDQNIHMRFSFSMPKQQTSEHTLYANAFRDEIVRQVGQDIPIWENKVYLEEPTLCDGDGPIARYRKWFDQFYAA, encoded by the coding sequence ATGAATAATAGATATAACAAGCCCATCCCGTGCGGCTGGTTTGCCATTGAATACAGCAAGGATCTGGCGCCGAAGGATGTGAAACCCCTGACCTACTTTGGTCGAGATCTGGTGCTGTTTCGCACTGAGTCGGGTGAGGCAGTGATTCTCGATGCCCACTGTCCCCACCTTGGTGCCCACCTCGGGCACGGTGGCGAAGTCCATGGCGAGAACATCGCCTGTCCCTTTCACGCCTGGGAATTCGATGGCCGCGGCTTCTGTACCAAGGTGCCCTATGCCAAGAATATGCCGCCTAAGGTGGTCGATAAGCAGGCCATTGGCCGCTACCCGGTGGTTGAGGTCAATCAGATGATCTGGGCCTGGTACCACCCCGAGGGTGCCGCGCCGATGTGGGAAGTGGAGCGCCACGCCGAGTTGCACTCTGACGAGTGGACGCCCATGGACACCTACGACTGGCAGATCAATTCCATTATTCAGGAAACCGGCGAGAATGCGGTGGATATCGCGCACTTTGTCACAGTGCATGGTTCGCCGGAAATGCCTGACGGCAAGGTGACGATTGAGGGCTATCGACGCTGGACCATCATGGACAGTCAGCAGCACGCCATCGACGAGCAGGGCAATGTCGACCTGAGCGGTGAAAACTATGACCAGGGGCGGTTGGAGACTTATTCCTTTGGGCCGGGTCAGACCTTTCAGAAATTCTCGCGGATGTTCGACATTGTGATGATGGGGACCATTACGCCGATTGACGATCAGAATATCCACATGCGCTTTAGCTTCAGCATGCCCAAACAGCAAACCTCAGAGCACACGCTCTACGCCAATGCGTTCCGCGACGAAATTGTGCGGCAGGTCGGTCAGGACATTCCGATCTGGGAGAACAAGGTGTATCTCGAAGAGCCCACACTCTGCGACGGCGATGGTCCGATTGCCCGTTACCGTAAATGGTTTGATCAGTTCTACGCCGCATAA
- a CDS encoding TetR/AcrR family transcriptional regulator: MADGDVLADHALLSGALAKNKEKPVPVSQLGRRERKKKAVREAIRAESLRLIGRHGVEGLTIDAICDCVDIAKKTFYNYYATKNELISELCQEELLRGTDKLIDEVIESGKPFAEQLEDMINVFIRREQRAGGVERELIAFSVGALAANIHEGAGQLAFINSIFLRFYEHHREVLKPELSTAFCAEVTVGMLNAITLNWVHDTEYDSPSRYRELWAFIVSSMLRND; encoded by the coding sequence ATGGCAGACGGTGACGTGCTCGCCGATCATGCGCTACTATCCGGCGCTTTGGCGAAGAATAAGGAGAAGCCGGTGCCGGTAAGTCAACTTGGGCGTCGCGAGCGGAAGAAGAAAGCAGTAAGAGAAGCGATTCGCGCGGAAAGCCTTCGGCTGATTGGTCGACACGGCGTTGAAGGGCTGACAATTGATGCGATCTGCGACTGTGTCGATATCGCGAAAAAAACCTTCTACAACTACTACGCGACCAAAAATGAACTGATCAGTGAGCTGTGTCAGGAGGAGTTGCTGCGCGGCACCGATAAGCTGATTGATGAGGTCATTGAAAGCGGTAAGCCCTTCGCTGAACAGCTTGAAGACATGATCAATGTCTTTATTCGCCGTGAACAGCGAGCCGGTGGGGTTGAGCGGGAGCTGATCGCCTTCTCGGTGGGCGCACTGGCGGCGAATATTCATGAGGGGGCGGGGCAGCTCGCCTTTATCAACAGTATTTTCCTGCGCTTTTACGAACACCATCGCGAGGTGCTGAAGCCGGAGCTGAGTACGGCGTTTTGTGCGGAAGTGACGGTGGGAATGCTGAACGCCATTACCTTGAACTGGGTGCACGACACCGAGTATGACTCTCCATCCCGCTACCGCGAACTGTGGGCGTTTATTGTTTCCAGCATGCTGCGCAACGACTGA
- a CDS encoding SDR family NAD(P)-dependent oxidoreductase: MQEFNNKVAVITGGASGVGRALALALANEGAKVVIADIETQALERGVAELTEMGCECLGQRADVTDPASMQALAEAAWKKFGAVHLVFANAGVGTGEGGNMWDYNLNDWEWGFRVNTWGLIHTINAFLPKLVEQGEEAHFVVTGSGNGAFLVLPDTPIYTATKAAVQAITENLHYQLQAQQSPVKVNALFPGPNVVNTGIFNSERNRPQDLPVDPNKPDSGIHSVDDMKAIMAQYDMELKTTEPEEVAAFALNGIRAEKFWISPMSEKSRAAFVARTQSILEGTTPTPPNVL, encoded by the coding sequence ATGCAGGAGTTCAATAACAAGGTGGCGGTGATCACCGGCGGCGCCAGTGGTGTCGGGCGCGCACTGGCACTGGCGCTGGCCAATGAGGGCGCCAAAGTCGTGATTGCAGACATTGAGACGCAGGCGCTTGAGCGCGGTGTGGCAGAACTGACAGAAATGGGTTGCGAGTGCCTGGGGCAGCGCGCCGATGTGACCGACCCGGCATCGATGCAGGCGCTGGCCGAGGCCGCCTGGAAAAAATTCGGCGCTGTTCACCTGGTCTTTGCCAATGCCGGTGTCGGCACCGGCGAAGGCGGCAATATGTGGGACTACAACCTCAACGACTGGGAGTGGGGCTTTCGGGTGAATACCTGGGGCCTGATCCACACCATTAACGCCTTTTTACCGAAGCTGGTCGAGCAGGGCGAAGAGGCGCATTTTGTGGTGACCGGTTCCGGCAACGGGGCATTTCTGGTGTTGCCGGATACGCCTATCTACACCGCCACGAAAGCGGCTGTTCAGGCGATTACCGAGAATCTGCACTACCAACTGCAGGCGCAGCAATCACCGGTAAAGGTCAACGCCCTGTTTCCCGGCCCGAATGTGGTGAACACCGGTATTTTCAATTCCGAGCGCAATCGCCCGCAGGATTTGCCGGTCGATCCGAATAAACCGGATTCGGGCATTCATTCGGTCGACGACATGAAAGCCATCATGGCGCAGTACGACATGGAGCTGAAGACCACCGAACCCGAGGAGGTGGCGGCGTTTGCGCTGAACGGCATCCGCGCCGAGAAGTTCTGGATTTCGCCAATGTCCGAGAAGTCCCGTGCCGCATTTGTCGCGCGTACCCAGAGTATTTTGGAGGGCACGACGCCCACGCCGCCGAATGTTCTGTAA